In Topomyia yanbarensis strain Yona2022 chromosome 2, ASM3024719v1, whole genome shotgun sequence, one DNA window encodes the following:
- the LOC131678266 gene encoding glutamine synthetase 1, mitochondrial-like, with translation MKMALRVVGLLIRQEVSALGGRTTTRMISSSTVRSARILKDSPNAYLNKNVLDRYQKLKYDPKYVQATYVWIDGTGENVRLKDRVLDYVPQKPEDVPNWQYDGSSTYQALGKNSDIKLVPRALYKDPFKPGKNDVIVLCDTYEPSGKPTESNKRAAMQDAYDKTQSYEPWFGIEQEYTFLDIDGRPLGWPSGGFPGPQGPYYCATGAQNVVGRDIAEAHTLACLYAGIDFAGTNAEVMPAQWEYQVGPNLGMKCADDLWVSRYILWRIAEDYGVVVTFDPKPMEGNWNGAGGHCNFSTKQMRAENGIEAIKAAIEKLSKQHAKHIKAYDPRGGKDNERRLVGRLETSSIDKFSWGVADRSTSVRIPRGVAEANKGYLEDRRPSSNCDPYSVCHAILTTCLVDN, from the coding sequence ATGAAAATGGCATTGAGAGTGGTAGGGTTATTGATTCGCCAGGAAGTTTCTGCCCTTGGCGGTAGGACGACAACGCGCATGATCAGCAGCAGCACGGTTCGATCTGCACGTATTTTGAAGGATTCTCCCAACGCATATctaaacaaaaatgttttggaCCGGTATCAGAAGTTGAAATACGACCCCAAGTATGTTCAGGCCACATACGTGTGGATTGATGGTACAGGAGAAAATGTTCGCCTAAAGGACCGTGTATTGGACTATGTCCCGCAGAAGCCAGAAGACGTTCCGAACTGGCAGTACGATGGCAGCTCAACATATCAGGCTCTGGGCAAGAACTCAGACATCAAACTTGTTCCACGGGCTCTGTACAAGGATCCGTTCAAGCCAGGCAAGAATGATGTCATTGTTCTGTGTGACACATATGAGCCGAGCGGTAAACCGACTGAATCAAACAAACGTGCGGCCATGCAGGATGCGTACGACAAAACGCAAAGCTATGAGCCATGGTTTGGAATCGAACAAGAGTACACCTTTTTAGATATCGATGGTAGACCACTAGGTTGGCCGTCTGGTGGATTCCCTGGACCACAGGGACCTTACTACTGTGCTACCGGGGCACAGAATGTTGTCGGTCGCGATATTGCTGAAGCTCATACTCTCGCTTGTCTGTATGCAGGAATCGACTTTGCAGGAACTAACGCCGAAGTGATGCCTGCTCAGTGGGAATATCAAGTTGGACCTAACCTAGGCATGAAATGTGCCGATGACCTGTGGGTCTCCAGGTATATCTTGTGGAGAATTGCTGAAGATTACGGTGTCGTTGTGACATTCGATCCCAAACCAATGGAAGGTAACTGGAACGGTGCCGGCGGTCACTGCAACTTTTCCACTAAGCAAATGCGGGCAGAGAATGGCATCGAAGCCATCAAGGCTGCAATCGAAAAACTCTCCAAACAGCATGCCAAACACATCAAGGCGTACGATCCTCGCGGAGGAAAAGACAACGAACGTCGACTGGTTGGCAGGTTGGAAACTTCGTCGATCGACAAGTTCAGCTGGGGAGTCGCTGACCGTAGTACAAGTGTGCGCATTCCACGCGGCGTTGCCGAAGCCAATAAAGGTTACCTCGAGGATCGACGTCCCAGTTCCAATTGTGATCCCTACAGtgtttgtcatgccattttaaCCACATGCCTGGTGGACAACTAA